One segment of Alistipes sp. ZOR0009 DNA contains the following:
- a CDS encoding mannose-1-phosphate guanylyltransferase has translation MASNRYCIIMAGGSSTRFWPLSKSTSPKQFLDILGTGKTFIQSTYERFCQIIPKENIYVVTNEKYRDLLVNQLPELKEEQILLEPIRRNTAPCIAYACYKLLNIDPEANIVVTPADHLILNESKFLKTVESALSYTENHDALMTLGIHPNRAETAYGYIQINAEEQVDKHEHTYKVKTFTEKPNIELAKVFVDSGEFYWNSGIFVWNLKSILNALSENLPEIDSLFRDGVGIYNSPKEKDFIANIYSLCRSISIDFGVMEKAQNVYVKCADFGWSDVGSWASLFQVSPKKGRGNAEIGDNIITYNTSNCIISNKSDKMLVVQGLNDYIVAQTDQATMIIPKSNEKEVKNIVADVSNLSKEFI, from the coding sequence ATGGCCTCCAACCGCTACTGCATTATAATGGCAGGTGGAAGCAGCACCCGTTTCTGGCCGCTTAGCAAATCCACCAGTCCAAAACAGTTTCTAGACATACTTGGTACAGGCAAAACATTCATCCAAAGCACCTACGAGCGTTTCTGTCAGATTATTCCGAAGGAGAATATCTACGTTGTTACCAACGAAAAGTACAGAGATCTGCTTGTAAACCAGCTTCCGGAACTTAAAGAGGAGCAGATTTTACTTGAGCCAATAAGGCGTAACACCGCACCGTGTATCGCCTATGCATGCTACAAGCTGCTAAACATTGACCCTGAGGCCAACATTGTTGTAACTCCTGCCGACCACCTTATCCTAAACGAAAGCAAGTTTCTAAAAACGGTAGAGTCGGCTCTCTCGTATACAGAAAACCACGACGCATTAATGACTCTTGGCATACACCCCAATAGAGCCGAAACAGCCTATGGCTACATCCAAATTAATGCGGAAGAACAGGTAGATAAGCACGAACACACCTACAAGGTAAAGACCTTTACCGAAAAGCCCAACATCGAGCTGGCTAAAGTATTTGTTGATAGCGGAGAGTTTTACTGGAACTCCGGAATTTTTGTTTGGAACTTAAAGAGCATACTCAATGCGCTATCCGAAAATTTACCCGAAATAGACTCCCTTTTCAGAGATGGTGTAGGAATTTACAACTCGCCCAAAGAAAAGGATTTTATAGCCAATATTTACAGCCTTTGCCGCTCGATATCGATTGACTTTGGCGTGATGGAGAAAGCCCAAAATGTTTACGTAAAATGCGCAGATTTCGGGTGGTCCGACGTTGGATCTTGGGCTTCTCTCTTCCAAGTTAGCCCCAAAAAGGGGAGAGGTAACGCGGAAATCGGAGACAACATCATAACCTACAACACCAGCAACTGTATTATCAGCAATAAATCGGATAAGATGCTTGTTGTGCAAGGACTGAACGACTACATTGTAGCGCAGACAGATCAGGCGACAATGATAATCCCCAAAAGCAACGAAAAGGAGGTAAAGAATATCGTTGCCGACGTATCAAACCTTAGCAAAGAGTTCATTTAA